From Phocoena phocoena chromosome 16, mPhoPho1.1, whole genome shotgun sequence, a single genomic window includes:
- the LOC136136321 gene encoding interferon-induced protein with tetratricopeptide repeats 5 produces MSEIPKDSLKAILLELECHFTWNLLKEDIDLFDVEDTIGQQLEFLTTKSRLTLYNLLAYVKHLKGQNKDAVECLKQAEEIIQREHSDKEEVQSLVTWGNYAWVYYHMDQLKEAQKYIDKVGNVCKKLSSPSDYKLERPEIDCEKGWALLKFGGKYYQKAKAAFEKALEAEPDNPEFNIGYAITVYRLDDSDREGSIKSFSLGPLRKAVTLNPDNSYIKVFLALKLQDVHAEAEGEKYIEEILDQISSQPYVLRYAAKFYRRKNSWDKALELLKKALEATPTSSFLHHQMGLCYRAQMIQIKKATRNRPKGKDKLKVDELITSAIFHFKEAVERDSMFAFAYTDLANMYAEGGQYSNAEDIFQKALRLENITDDHKHQIHYHYGRFQEFHCKSENTAIHHYLEALKVKDRSSLRTKLTSALKKLASKRLAHNDSDVQSLSALGFVYKLEGEKRQAAEYYERAQKIDPENAEFLTALCELRLSI; encoded by the coding sequence TGAAATTCCTAAGGACTCATTGAAGGCCATTCTGTTGGAGTTAGAATGTCACTTCACATGGAACTTACTTAAGGAAGACATTGATCTGTTTGATGTAGAAGATACAATTGGGCAACAGCTTGAATTTCTTACCACAAAATCCAGACTCACGCTTTATAACCTGTTGGCCTATGTGAAACATCTAAAGGGCCAAAATAAAGATGCTGTAGAGTGCTTGaaacaagcagaagaaataatACAGCGAGAACACTCGGACAAAGAAGAAGTACAAAGTCTGGTCACTTGGGGAAACTACGCCTGGGTTTATTATCACATGGACCAGCTTAAAGAAGCTCAGAAGTATATAGACAAGGTAGGGAATGTCTGCAAGAAATTGTCCAGTCCTTCTGACTACAAGTTGGAGCGTCCAGAGATTGACTGTGAGAAAGGGTGGGCACTCTTGAAATTTGGAGGAAAGTATTACCAAAAGGCTAAAGCAGCTTTTGAGAAGGCTCTGGAAGCAGAACCCGACAATCCAGAATTTAACATCGGCTATGCCATCACAGTGTATCGGCTGGATGATTCTGACAGAGAAGGGTCTATAAAGAGCTTTTCTCTGGGCCCCCTGCGGAAAGCTGTTACCCTGAACCCAGATAATTCCTATATTAAGGTTTTTCTGGCGCTGAAGCTTCAAGATGTACATGCAGAAGCCGAAGGGgaaaagtatattgaagaaatCCTTGACCAGATATCATCCCAACCTTACGTTCTTCGTTATGCAGCCAAATTCTATAGGAGAAAAAATTCCTGGGACAAAGCTCTTGAACTTTTGAAAAAGGCCTTAGAGGCGACACCAACCTCTTCTTTCCTACATCACCAAATGGGACTTTGCTATAGGGCACAAATGATCCAAATCAAGAAGGCCACTCGCAACAGACCTAAAGGAAAGGATAAACTGAAAGTTGATGAGCTGATTACATCAGCtatatttcatttcaaagaaGCTGTGGAGCGAGATTCTATGTTTGCATTTGCCTACACGGACCTGGCCAACATGTATGCTGAGGGAGGCCAGTATAGCAACGCTGAAGACATTTTTCAGAAAGCTCTTCGTCTGGAGAACATAACTGATGACCACAAACATCAGATCCACTACCACTATGGCCGCTTTCAGGAATTTCACtgtaaatcagaaaatactgCCATCCACCATTATTTAGAAGCCTTAAAGGTCAAAGACAGGTCATCTCTGCGTACTAAACTGACAAGTGCTCTGAAGAAATTGGCTTCCAAGAGACTTGCTCACAATGATTCAGATGTGCAGAGTTTAAGTGCCCTAGGGTTTGTTTACAAGCTGGAGGGAGAAAAGAGGCAAGCTGCTGAGTATTATGAAAGGGCCCAAAAGATAGATCCAGAAAATGCAGAATTTCTTACTGCTCTCTGTGAGCTTCGACTTTCCATTTAA